A single Campylobacter concisus DNA region contains:
- a CDS encoding DUF523 domain-containing protein gives MKEKILVSACLVGINCKFNGENNLLNKDVLDEISKRYHLLFVCPEVYGGLSTPREPAEMKNGAVICKFSGKDVSENFKKGAEICLKIAKLNGCKKAILKSKSPSCGSGQIYDGSFSKRLISGDGITAKLLKENEILVYSEDEIAGVNV, from the coding sequence TTGAAAGAAAAAATCTTAGTAAGTGCTTGCCTAGTTGGCATAAATTGTAAATTTAACGGCGAAAATAATCTCTTAAATAAAGATGTTTTGGATGAAATTTCAAAGAGATATCATCTGCTTTTTGTTTGTCCGGAGGTTTATGGTGGGCTTAGTACGCCAAGGGAACCAGCTGAGATGAAAAATGGTGCAGTTATTTGTAAATTTTCAGGTAAAGATGTGAGTGAAAATTTTAAAAAAGGAGCAGAAATTTGCCTAAAGATAGCCAAACTAAATGGTTGTAAAAAGGCTATTTTAAAATCAAAAAGTCCAAGTTGTGGAAGTGGGCAAATTTATGATGGAAGCTTTAGCAAGAGGCTTATTTCGGGCGATGGTATTACAGCAAAACTACTAAAAGAAAATGAAATTTTAGTTTACAGCGAAGATGAGATAGCAGGGGTTAATGTCTGA
- the rsmH gene encoding 16S rRNA (cytosine(1402)-N(4))-methyltransferase RsmH yields the protein MQSPHISVLLDEVLSFFKNLNGNFIDCTLGYAGHSSAILSQNKNLNLIACDRDNEAINFSLKKLEPFGSRVKIYKSNFSELTSKLSQEEILNVRGILADIGVSSLQIDKDDRGFSLGSSTLDMRMDKERNFSAYDVVNGYSFDELVRIFRDYGELKNATWIANKIINARNFGKITSAKELANLIGTTQIKGRGVSPAILAFQAIRIEVNGELDELTNLLDSIEECGFKDCLVAIITFHSLEDRIVKERFKKWANSCICLPGVYRCECGNNHELGEILTKKPLTASQNELKINSRSKSAKLRVFKIKG from the coding sequence TTGCAAAGTCCACATATCAGTGTTTTACTTGATGAAGTTCTATCTTTTTTTAAAAATTTAAATGGAAATTTTATAGATTGTACGCTTGGGTATGCAGGGCATTCTAGTGCCATTTTGTCTCAAAATAAAAATTTAAATTTAATTGCCTGTGATAGAGATAATGAAGCTATAAATTTTTCACTAAAAAAACTTGAGCCATTTGGTAGTAGGGTTAAAATTTATAAAAGTAACTTCTCTGAATTGACTAGCAAGCTAAGTCAAGAAGAAATTTTAAATGTTAGAGGAATTTTGGCTGACATTGGTGTTAGCTCGCTTCAGATAGATAAAGATGATAGGGGCTTTAGTCTTGGCTCAAGCACGCTTGATATGCGCATGGACAAAGAGCGAAATTTTAGCGCATATGACGTTGTAAATGGCTACTCTTTTGATGAGTTGGTTAGAATTTTTAGAGATTATGGTGAGCTAAAAAATGCTACCTGGATTGCGAACAAGATTATAAATGCTAGAAATTTTGGCAAGATAACGAGTGCAAAAGAGCTTGCAAATTTAATAGGTACAACTCAGATAAAAGGGCGCGGAGTTAGCCCTGCGATACTTGCCTTTCAAGCCATCAGGATAGAGGTAAATGGTGAGCTAGATGAGCTAACAAATTTACTTGATAGTATAGAAGAATGTGGGTTTAAGGATTGTCTTGTGGCGATTATTACATTTCACTCGCTTGAAGATAGGATCGTAAAAGAGCGCTTTAAAAAATGGGCAAATAGCTGTATCTGCCTACCTGGCGTCTATAGATGTGAATGCGGAAACAATCACGAACTAGGAGAAATTTTGACCAAAAAGCCACTAACAGCAAGCCAAAATGAGCTAAAGATAAACTCGCGAAGCAAGAGCGCAAAACTTAGAGTTTTTAAGATAAAGGGATAA
- a CDS encoding D-amino acid aminotransferase: MADQALQTVFLNGEFLQKDEAKVSAFDRGFIFGDGIYEVVPVINSKMVDKDGFWARFERSLNEIDISLPYEKEKFESILNEIIAKNALKEGGIYMQVTRGVAFRNFYFIENLTPSVFIFCYESEILNNPAAKTGIKVVSVEDIRWKRRDIKSISLLAQCYAKNEAHKKGADEGFMVENGFVTEGCSSSAFIIKDKTLITKPLSNEILPGIRRMRLLKIAKDIGLKIEERKFGMDEVYSADEVFISAATLILLPVVYADSKAINGAKVGEISSKLREIYAGELLKEAGL; the protein is encoded by the coding sequence ATGGCAGATCAAGCTTTACAAACCGTCTTTTTAAATGGAGAATTTTTGCAAAAAGACGAGGCAAAAGTTAGTGCTTTTGATAGAGGATTTATATTTGGTGATGGAATTTATGAGGTTGTGCCTGTGATAAATTCAAAAATGGTTGATAAGGATGGATTTTGGGCGAGATTTGAAAGAAGCTTAAATGAAATAGATATAAGCCTGCCCTACGAAAAGGAAAAATTTGAATCGATTTTAAATGAGATAATCGCTAAAAACGCCTTAAAAGAGGGCGGAATTTACATGCAAGTAACAAGAGGTGTAGCATTTAGAAATTTCTATTTCATAGAAAATTTAACACCAAGCGTCTTTATCTTTTGCTACGAGAGCGAAATTTTAAACAATCCTGCCGCAAAAACTGGCATAAAAGTCGTAAGTGTCGAGGATATCAGGTGGAAAAGGCGTGACATCAAGTCTATCTCGCTTCTGGCTCAGTGCTACGCTAAAAATGAAGCTCACAAAAAAGGCGCAGACGAGGGCTTTATGGTGGAAAATGGCTTTGTCACAGAGGGCTGTAGCTCAAGTGCTTTTATCATCAAGGATAAAACTTTAATCACAAAACCACTTTCAAATGAAATTTTGCCAGGAATTCGCCGTATGAGACTTTTAAAGATTGCTAAAGATATTGGCCTTAAGATAGAGGAGCGAAAATTTGGTATGGATGAAGTTTATAGTGCTGATGAAGTCTTTATCTCGGCTGCGACACTTATACTCTTGCCAGTCGTTTATGCAGATAGCAAGGCGATAAATGGTGCAAAAGTAGGAGAAATTTCAAGCAAACTTCGTGAAATTTATGCTGGTGAACTTTTAAAAGAAGCTGGACTTTGA
- a CDS encoding class II aldolase and adducin N-terminal domain-containing protein, with translation MELEHSINEIKTISLSMFRKNFFGVFHGSISARVEKNQFIINKQNAIFDNLKDDDLTLLSSKKDYRWNEASLDADIHLNIYKNINEARFVCYAMPPYATAYAMKHEKIVPKDYFGYMRFDKISVYDPKQYDDWYERAETEIYRYMLEKNTNIIIVKGYGIYAYSRSPQLLAKEIALLENSCKLLHLTSGYSDYSI, from the coding sequence ATGGAGCTAGAACACTCAATAAATGAGATAAAAACGATATCACTTTCTATGTTTAGAAAGAATTTTTTTGGCGTCTTTCACGGCTCGATTTCGGCAAGAGTCGAAAAAAATCAATTTATAATCAATAAACAAAATGCCATTTTTGATAATTTAAAAGATGATGATTTGACACTTCTTTCATCAAAAAAAGACTATCGTTGGAATGAAGCTAGTCTTGATGCTGATATACACTTAAATATTTATAAAAATATAAATGAGGCAAGATTTGTTTGCTACGCGATGCCACCATACGCAACTGCCTACGCAATGAAACATGAAAAAATTGTACCGAAAGATTATTTTGGGTATATGAGATTTGATAAAATTTCTGTTTATGATCCAAAACAATATGACGACTGGTATGAACGTGCAGAAACTGAAATTTATAGATATATGCTAGAAAAAAATACAAACATTATTATCGTTAAAGGATATGGCATTTACGCATACAGTAGAAGCCCTCAGCTTCTTGCAAAAGAGATAGCTTTGCTAGAAAATAGCTGCAAATTGCTTCATTTAACTAGTGGTTATAGCGATTATAGTATTTAA
- a CDS encoding peptidylprolyl isomerase, which translates to MLSWMQKHKKYLVVTIWVSTIAFVGAGFVGWGAYDLNSNRATSIAKVGHRNISIQELQQKYDSLYQYYNNLFDGKLTQEKANELGLQNAALQATIQENLLLNFADDIGLSVSKDDILKYIIADPTFQKDGAFDKNLYYDILRRARINPTDFEENLKLTILLDKLRTILNLPASKEDIAMMEASFFMQDKLAIQIINANQSDIKIDEKELKNLWETNKNNYMTKTIYGLETYFIESNKNDVNQTTLSDYYNENKERYKGSDDKIKSFDEVKTEVIKDYNIEKSKTDALKKYTSIKKAELATNEFVSINEDNATFSLDEIKGAKVGEVIKPFTYKDGYLIVRVKSITPPQPMSFEQARAMVLEIYKDKKKKENLITIAKESLQNFKGTDIGFISRDINGSILGLNESETRAFVSQLFETNNKKDYVILKDKAVIYDILEQRLLVDNIDNNYKQITQQNVTMLKNNELIKDLTNKLKKYYEVKEYIKR; encoded by the coding sequence ATGTTGTCTTGGATGCAAAAACATAAAAAATACCTAGTTGTTACCATTTGGGTAAGTACAATAGCCTTTGTTGGAGCAGGCTTTGTAGGCTGGGGAGCATATGATTTAAATAGCAATCGAGCCACTTCGATAGCAAAAGTAGGACACAGAAATATAAGCATTCAAGAACTGCAACAAAAATACGATAGTTTATATCAATACTACAATAATCTTTTTGATGGCAAATTAACTCAAGAAAAGGCTAATGAGTTAGGATTACAAAATGCTGCACTTCAGGCTACAATTCAAGAGAATTTACTATTAAATTTTGCAGACGATATAGGTCTTAGTGTTAGTAAAGATGATATTTTAAAATATATAATCGCTGATCCAACATTTCAAAAAGATGGTGCTTTTGATAAAAATTTATACTACGATATTTTAAGAAGGGCCAGAATAAATCCAACCGATTTTGAAGAAAATTTAAAACTAACAATACTACTTGATAAACTTAGAACTATTTTAAATTTACCAGCCAGCAAAGAAGACATTGCAATGATGGAAGCAAGCTTTTTTATGCAAGACAAATTAGCAATACAGATAATAAATGCTAATCAAAGTGATATAAAAATAGATGAAAAAGAGCTAAAGAATCTTTGGGAAACAAATAAAAACAACTATATGACAAAGACTATATATGGTCTAGAAACATACTTTATAGAGTCAAATAAAAATGATGTAAATCAAACTACTTTGAGTGACTACTATAACGAAAATAAGGAGAGATACAAAGGCTCTGATGATAAAATCAAATCATTTGATGAAGTAAAGACTGAAGTTATCAAAGACTACAATATCGAGAAAAGCAAGACTGATGCTTTAAAAAAATATACCTCTATCAAAAAAGCTGAGCTTGCAACAAATGAATTTGTTAGTATAAATGAAGATAATGCAACATTCTCACTTGATGAAATAAAAGGGGCAAAAGTTGGTGAGGTTATAAAACCATTTACATACAAAGATGGATATTTGATAGTTAGGGTAAAAAGCATAACTCCTCCACAACCTATGAGTTTTGAACAAGCAAGAGCAATGGTACTTGAAATTTACAAAGATAAAAAGAAAAAAGAAAACTTAATAACCATAGCAAAAGAGTCTTTACAAAATTTCAAAGGAACTGATATAGGCTTTATCAGTAGAGATATAAATGGCTCTATCTTAGGACTAAATGAAAGTGAAACTAGAGCTTTTGTTTCTCAACTTTTTGAAACTAACAACAAAAAAGATTATGTTATATTAAAAGACAAGGCCGTTATATACGACATTTTGGAACAAAGGTTGCTTGTAGATAATATAGATAATAACTATAAGCAAATAACACAGCAGAACGTTACAATGCTTAAAAATAATGAGCTAATAAAAGATTTAACAAACAAACTTAAAAAATACTATGAAGTTAAAGAATATATCAAAAGGTAA
- the ftsZ gene encoding cell division protein FtsZ: MSSFTVEENKSIYGAKIKVVGVGGGGGNMVNHIIRVNPNLNIDLIVANTDAKALENSLAHTKIQLGEKTTKGLGAGMRPEIGKAAAEESYDEVKSALETSDIVFIGTGLGGGTGTGAAPVVAQAAKDIGALTVAVVTMPFMFEGKKRRKLADCGLEELRKESDSIVVIPNDKLLTLIDKNAGIKESFEMVDEVLARAVNGMSTIVLDSGKSDINLDFADVRTIMSHRGLALMGVGEASGEDAAQEAIKNAIQSPLLDNMTINGAFGILVHFRISPSCPLADINNAMSIIHEAADEDAEIIFGTTTDDKIEDNKVEVTIIATGFQSSQKETEKKDEVQTSTASDIIKKERILRLKKVSGGYDEDYMSQLDVPSFMRHQMD, encoded by the coding sequence ATGAGTAGCTTCACAGTAGAAGAAAATAAAAGCATCTATGGTGCAAAGATAAAAGTCGTAGGTGTAGGTGGAGGTGGTGGCAATATGGTCAACCACATAATAAGAGTTAATCCAAATTTAAATATAGATCTTATTGTTGCTAATACAGATGCTAAGGCTCTTGAAAATTCTCTTGCACATACAAAAATACAGCTTGGAGAAAAGACAACAAAAGGTCTAGGTGCAGGCATGAGACCTGAAATAGGAAAAGCCGCTGCTGAAGAGAGCTACGATGAAGTAAAAAGTGCACTTGAGACATCAGATATAGTTTTCATTGGTACAGGACTTGGTGGTGGAACTGGTACAGGTGCAGCTCCAGTAGTTGCTCAAGCTGCAAAAGATATTGGTGCACTAACAGTTGCAGTTGTTACCATGCCTTTTATGTTTGAAGGAAAAAAACGTAGAAAACTAGCTGATTGTGGCCTTGAAGAGCTCAGGAAAGAAAGCGATTCTATTGTAGTCATTCCAAACGATAAACTCTTAACACTAATTGATAAAAATGCTGGTATAAAAGAAAGCTTTGAAATGGTTGATGAAGTGCTTGCAAGAGCCGTCAATGGTATGAGTACGATCGTACTTGACTCAGGAAAAAGCGATATAAATCTAGACTTTGCAGATGTTAGAACGATTATGAGCCATAGAGGACTAGCTTTAATGGGTGTTGGCGAAGCAAGTGGCGAGGATGCAGCGCAAGAAGCTATAAAAAATGCTATACAATCACCACTTCTTGATAACATGACAATAAATGGTGCATTTGGTATTTTAGTTCATTTTAGAATAAGCCCTAGTTGTCCACTAGCTGATATCAATAATGCGATGAGTATTATTCATGAGGCAGCGGATGAAGATGCTGAAATTATATTTGGTACAACAACTGATGACAAAATAGAAGACAATAAAGTTGAAGTTACAATAATAGCCACAGGTTTTCAAAGCTCACAAAAAGAAACTGAAAAAAAAGATGAAGTACAAACTTCTACTGCAAGCGATATCATAAAAAAAGAGCGTATATTAAGACTTAAAAAAGTTAGTGGTGGATATGACGAAGACTATATGTCACAACTTGATGTACCATCATTTATGCGCCATCAAATGGACTAA
- a CDS encoding metal-sulfur cluster assembly factor: MKEKIYNALSNIVDPEVGFDIVSLGLIYDVSRDENGKVKVTMTLSTKSCPLHEMILGWVETAVLDIEGIKECEIDLVWEPEWNIQMASDFVKAQLGV; this comes from the coding sequence ATGAAAGAAAAAATTTATAACGCACTGTCAAATATCGTTGATCCAGAAGTTGGCTTTGATATCGTTTCGCTTGGACTTATATACGATGTGAGCCGCGATGAAAATGGCAAAGTAAAAGTTACTATGACGCTTTCAACTAAATCTTGCCCACTACATGAAATGATACTTGGCTGGGTAGAAACTGCCGTGCTTGATATAGAAGGTATCAAAGAGTGCGAGATCGATCTTGTCTGGGAGCCTGAGTGGAATATACAAATGGCAAGCGATTTTGTAAAAGCCCAACTTGGAGTTTAA
- the ftsA gene encoding cell division protein FtsA: MSTKILGIDIGSFQICAVIAQHDENGIKIIGIGTEKTQGIRKGVITNIEQAAKSIKNALIEAQRVAGTRYEKVIVSISGAYTKSVDSSGVVNIPNHEIGIKEIERAMQMADHTADIPHEYEKLHVLPYNFKVDGQEHIEDPIGMNGSRLEVQTHIVTVQKSSISNLRKAVNLAGVQLDNIVLSGYASAIATLTKDEKELGAALVDMGGATCNLVVHSGNSIRYNEFLPVGSANITNDLSMALHTPLPKAEEIKLGYGALINKSIDLIELPILGDETKSHEVSLDIISNVIYARAEETLMVLAKMLEDSGYKDSIGAGIILTGGMTKLEGIRDLASAIFDKMPVRIAKPKEMDGLFEILRDPANSCAIGLCLYGAGNFSPYEIDSEKKMRYQGEIASKPKVNFRNVFVEEENVQNFGQEVQDPNEKEDSFSDKDFELEIANKSKNKEELANIADISKQEKKPNAFAKFWYSITQLF; encoded by the coding sequence TTGAGTACAAAAATTTTAGGTATAGATATCGGCTCTTTCCAGATTTGTGCAGTAATAGCACAACATGATGAAAATGGTATTAAGATAATTGGAATTGGAACTGAAAAAACGCAGGGAATAAGAAAAGGTGTTATAACTAATATTGAACAAGCTGCAAAGTCGATAAAAAATGCATTGATAGAAGCACAAAGAGTTGCAGGAACACGCTATGAAAAAGTCATAGTTTCTATTTCTGGTGCGTATACAAAAAGCGTTGATAGTAGCGGTGTAGTAAATATACCAAATCATGAAATAGGTATAAAAGAGATTGAGCGTGCTATGCAAATGGCCGATCATACGGCTGACATACCTCATGAATATGAAAAACTACATGTTCTTCCTTATAATTTTAAAGTAGATGGGCAAGAACATATTGAAGATCCAATAGGTATGAACGGTAGTAGGCTAGAAGTTCAAACACATATTGTTACAGTACAAAAGTCATCTATTAGCAACCTAAGAAAAGCCGTAAATTTAGCAGGTGTTCAACTAGATAATATAGTGCTTTCAGGATATGCTTCTGCGATAGCAACATTAACAAAAGATGAGAAAGAACTTGGTGCCGCACTTGTTGATATGGGTGGTGCGACTTGTAATCTTGTGGTACATTCTGGAAATTCTATAAGATACAATGAATTTTTACCTGTTGGCTCAGCAAACATTACAAATGATCTTTCTATGGCTCTGCATACACCTCTTCCAAAGGCAGAAGAGATAAAATTAGGTTATGGCGCTTTAATAAATAAGTCAATTGATTTAATAGAGCTCCCGATCCTTGGAGATGAAACAAAAAGCCACGAAGTTTCACTAGACATAATATCAAATGTTATATATGCCAGAGCAGAAGAAACCCTTATGGTACTTGCTAAGATGCTAGAAGATAGCGGCTATAAAGATAGCATTGGTGCTGGAATAATACTTACTGGCGGCATGACTAAGCTAGAAGGTATTAGGGATCTTGCATCTGCGATATTTGATAAAATGCCAGTTCGTATAGCAAAACCAAAAGAAATGGATGGATTATTTGAAATTTTAAGAGACCCAGCAAATTCTTGTGCTATAGGGCTTTGTTTGTATGGTGCTGGCAACTTTAGCCCATACGAGATTGATTCTGAGAAAAAAATGAGATACCAAGGGGAAATAGCCTCAAAACCGAAAGTAAATTTTAGAAATGTTTTTGTAGAAGAAGAAAATGTACAAAATTTTGGACAAGAGGTGCAGGATCCAAATGAAAAAGAGGATAGTTTTTCTGATAAAGATTTTGAATTAGAGATAGCAAATAAATCAAAAAACAAAGAAGAGCTTGCCAATATTGCAGATATTAGCAAACAAGAAAAAAAGCCAAATGCTTTTGCAAAATTTTGGTATAGTATTACACAATTATTTTAA
- a CDS encoding ATP-dependent DNA helicase — translation MKEQILEILSRSNVFLTGGGGVGKSYLTASIIRHYKENFKNVIILGSTGISAVSLGGVSLHSFFKFGYCKDYEELRRFDYHQKDKLSKLRNMLDACDLLVIDEISMVSSDLMEMIRYRLLTSKFKGRVLIVGDFYQLPPVQKEQNENRLFNFLYAFNSSAWEDMKFTNVELLVSKRTNDLKFYEILSRLRVGELDDEIMSYIESLRVTKIEPDNDTSVLFGRNAEAEMLNQKRLSELGTPLEISNSDVSILDENLDKKEFEKWANTLNISRDLKMKIGAKIIFTSNKWGEYYNGEQGKIMQILKENGIISSVIVKKDSGEICEIEKAAYIFSSLNLNEDEIEENVQASLYQFPFKLAYALTIHKSQGMSINSLICNINHIFAKGQLYVALSRAVSPKNLKLFYDKKSDFRQHLRKVVKIDDEVKKFYQENVFLHIKESL, via the coding sequence ATGAAAGAGCAAATTTTAGAAATTTTATCTCGCTCAAACGTCTTTTTAACAGGTGGCGGCGGTGTTGGCAAGAGCTATCTAACCGCCTCCATCATCAGACACTACAAAGAAAATTTTAAAAACGTCATAATCCTTGGCTCAACTGGCATAAGTGCCGTTAGCCTTGGAGGAGTTAGCTTGCATAGCTTTTTTAAATTTGGCTACTGCAAGGACTATGAGGAGCTAAGACGCTTTGACTATCATCAAAAAGACAAACTAAGCAAGCTACGAAATATGCTAGATGCTTGTGATCTGCTTGTAATTGATGAAATTTCAATGGTGAGCTCAGATTTAATGGAGATGATAAGATACCGACTACTTACTTCCAAATTTAAAGGTAGGGTGCTTATAGTGGGCGATTTTTATCAGCTTCCGCCAGTGCAAAAGGAGCAAAACGAAAATAGACTTTTTAATTTTTTATATGCCTTTAACTCCAGTGCGTGGGAGGATATGAAATTTACAAATGTTGAGCTACTAGTCTCAAAACGTACGAATGATCTGAAATTTTATGAAATTCTCTCTCGCTTAAGAGTAGGTGAGCTAGATGATGAAATAATGAGCTATATAGAGAGTTTAAGAGTGACCAAGATAGAGCCAGATAATGATACGAGTGTGCTTTTTGGCAGAAACGCCGAGGCTGAAATGCTAAATCAAAAAAGGCTTTCAGAACTTGGCACGCCACTTGAAATTTCAAACTCAGATGTGAGCATTTTGGATGAAAATTTAGATAAAAAAGAGTTTGAAAAATGGGCAAATACGCTAAATATCTCAAGGGATTTGAAGATGAAGATAGGCGCTAAGATTATCTTTACGTCAAATAAATGGGGCGAGTACTATAACGGTGAGCAAGGCAAGATCATGCAAATTTTAAAAGAAAATGGCATCATTTCAAGCGTGATCGTGAAAAAAGATAGTGGCGAAATTTGTGAGATAGAAAAAGCCGCTTATATATTTAGTTCGTTAAATTTAAACGAAGATGAGATCGAAGAAAATGTACAGGCGTCACTCTACCAGTTTCCATTTAAGCTTGCTTACGCTCTAACTATCCACAAATCTCAAGGAATGAGCATAAACTCGCTCATTTGTAATATCAACCACATTTTTGCCAAAGGACAGCTCTATGTCGCACTTTCTCGCGCAGTAAGTCCTAAAAATTTAAAACTTTTTTATGATAAGAAAAGTGATT
- a CDS encoding SH3 domain-containing protein codes for MKKGIFLAFSVALFLGCSQTQPKPSVQNSLPDENVYKPNERISLLDFEMKQDASSLPQNIQSASFDQEEILKRRFKVFTLRGVKFNQNDVFWAFNIYKPSEKRKYFGSNFRQIPQSWFDAQKDNANFSALSSISAYALTSANTALRNFPTDEPIFLNPQTPGEGYPFDYLQESTLSIAHPLFVSHLSKDRAWAFVSDDAVWGWVKVEDIKFISDDEANAYQKSSFVTIKTDKMPVYDKAGNFLFYSRVGAILPVLAQDSKNYYGKIYVRNLLREFVLPKSVGALFPLKFNDSNLKTLISSLLTQPYGWGGVDKLRDCSLFTKDLLASFGVWLPRNSRAQANMGQKFDLKGLSNAAKTKEIKEKGVPYLTLVHLPGHIMLYAGYKGDDIYVVHDAWGLKTENNGRALIGATAVTTLNIGQNRSDIQNSNLLISKVDSINVIKPENVISDKARKISALQRAYGVKVEDNLVKFGDGTIFVYDDFKQKDDECSIGADIEDMNALDYAAFSPLSTALSDAGRCRNYELLGKIYGSSESEVKANLVDVIWLKDSLALKLQFNSKNGAAAALQDISNELNDMVKSDASLLEYLKDPGGTFKWRIIAGTNRLSPHSYGIAIDINVKKSHYWQWSNGYQNLIPEKIVRVFEKHKFIWGGRWKHFDTMHFEYRPEMFE; via the coding sequence TTGAAAAAGGGTATATTTTTAGCATTTAGTGTTGCTTTGTTTTTGGGATGTTCGCAGACCCAGCCAAAGCCAAGTGTGCAAAATTCTTTACCGGATGAAAATGTATATAAGCCAAATGAACGCATTAGTTTGCTTGATTTTGAAATGAAGCAAGATGCCTCGTCACTACCGCAAAATATACAAAGTGCAAGCTTTGACCAAGAGGAAATTTTAAAAAGAAGGTTTAAGGTTTTTACATTAAGGGGCGTAAAATTTAATCAAAACGATGTCTTTTGGGCATTTAATATATATAAGCCAAGCGAAAAGAGAAAGTATTTTGGCTCAAATTTTAGACAGATACCACAAAGCTGGTTTGACGCACAAAAGGATAATGCAAATTTTTCAGCTCTTTCAAGCATCTCTGCTTATGCTCTAACTTCGGCAAACACAGCTTTAAGAAATTTTCCAACCGATGAGCCGATATTTTTAAATCCGCAAACTCCAGGCGAGGGCTATCCGTTTGATTATCTGCAAGAATCAACCCTAAGCATCGCTCATCCGCTCTTTGTATCGCACCTCTCAAAAGATAGGGCATGGGCGTTTGTTAGCGATGATGCGGTTTGGGGCTGGGTAAAGGTCGAGGATATAAAATTTATAAGCGATGATGAGGCAAATGCCTATCAAAAGTCAAGTTTTGTGACTATAAAAACGGACAAGATGCCAGTTTATGATAAGGCTGGAAATTTCTTGTTTTATTCAAGAGTTGGAGCGATACTGCCTGTTTTGGCACAGGATAGTAAAAACTACTATGGTAAAATTTATGTAAGAAATCTCTTGAGAGAATTTGTGTTGCCAAAGTCTGTTGGCGCTCTTTTTCCTCTTAAATTTAATGATTCAAATCTAAAAACACTTATTAGCTCTCTTCTTACTCAGCCTTACGGTTGGGGCGGGGTCGATAAGCTAAGGGATTGCTCGCTTTTTACCAAAGATTTGCTAGCAAGTTTTGGCGTGTGGTTGCCCAGAAACTCAAGAGCTCAAGCAAATATGGGACAAAAATTTGATCTAAAAGGACTTAGTAACGCCGCTAAGACAAAAGAGATAAAAGAAAAAGGTGTGCCATATCTTACGCTTGTGCATCTGCCAGGACATATCATGCTTTATGCTGGATACAAGGGCGATGATATATATGTGGTGCATGATGCTTGGGGGTTAAAAACCGAAAATAACGGCAGAGCGTTAATTGGTGCTACGGCAGTAACTACGTTAAACATCGGACAAAACAGAAGCGACATACAAAACTCAAATTTGCTCATTTCAAAGGTCGATTCTATAAATGTGATAAAGCCAGAAAATGTAATAAGCGATAAAGCTAGAAAAATTTCAGCTTTGCAAAGGGCTTATGGTGTTAAGGTTGAGGATAATCTGGTCAAATTTGGCGATGGAACAATATTTGTCTATGATGACTTTAAACAAAAAGATGATGAGTGTAGTATCGGTGCTGATATAGAGGATATGAATGCGCTTGATTACGCTGCATTTTCGCCGCTTAGCACCGCACTAAGTGATGCTGGCAGATGTAGAAACTACGAGCTTTTAGGCAAAATTTATGGCTCAAGCGAGAGCGAGGTAAAAGCAAATTTAGTAGATGTCATTTGGCTAAAAGATAGCCTTGCGCTAAAGTTACAATTTAATTCTAAAAATGGAGCCGCAGCCGCCTTACAAGACATAAGCAATGAGCTAAACGATATGGTAAAAAGTGATGCGAGCTTGCTTGAGTATTTAAAAGATCCAGGTGGAACATTTAAGTGGCGCATCATCGCTGGCACAAACCGTTTGAGTCCGCACAGCTATGGTATTGCGATCGATATAAATGTGAAAAAGAGCCACTACTGGCAGTGGAGTAATGGCTACCAAAATCTCATTCCTGAAAAGATAGTGCGTGTTTTTGAAAAACATAAATTTATCTGGGGTGGACGCTGGAAGCACTTTGATACGATGCACTTTGAGTATCGCCCAGAGATGTTTGAGTAG